A stretch of Streptomyces vietnamensis DNA encodes these proteins:
- a CDS encoding PPA1309 family protein, translating to MSNLSPSGPAMAASPLTRAVLEIDEYASGLGWDQPARLFALVDTAKLRAQEPKLASQLGLGDDATAYTPIEQDKLPRGKALDEFLGTIAWPDAVAGCALTVERLMLPPSAEAQVPQGLNEKQLAKWVAGHPDRQEVRMTVAVLRDGKREAAIRLREKDSPTEVLTGPDLVPGLAEALAATFES from the coding sequence ATGTCCAACCTTTCCCCCTCCGGCCCGGCCATGGCCGCGAGCCCCCTCACCCGCGCGGTGCTCGAGATCGACGAGTACGCCTCGGGCCTCGGCTGGGACCAGCCCGCCCGCCTGTTCGCCCTGGTCGACACCGCGAAGCTGCGCGCCCAGGAGCCCAAGCTCGCCTCCCAGCTCGGCCTGGGCGACGACGCCACCGCCTACACCCCGATCGAGCAGGACAAGCTGCCGCGCGGCAAGGCCCTCGACGAGTTCCTCGGCACGATCGCCTGGCCCGACGCCGTCGCCGGCTGCGCCCTGACCGTGGAGCGGCTCATGCTGCCCCCCTCGGCCGAGGCCCAGGTCCCCCAGGGCCTGAACGAGAAGCAGCTCGCCAAGTGGGTCGCCGGGCACCCGGACCGCCAGGAGGTCCGGATGACCGTGGCGGTGCTGCGGGACGGCAAGCGCGAGGCGGCGATCCGGCTGCGCGAGAAGGACTCCCCGACCGAGGTGCTGACCGGCCCCGACCTGGTGCCGGGCCTCGCCGAGGCACTGGCGGCGACCTTCGAGAGCTGA
- a CDS encoding UPF0182 family protein has product MPDRGQGPSGPRVRVGRPSRRARTLLMTLGVLAVLAMAFVMFAGFWTDWLWYRSVEYSSVFTTTLWTKIGLFLVFGLLMGLAVGFNIWLAYRLRPPLSAMSLEQQSLDRYRMGLAPFKKWVLLAVTALVALIAGASASGQWRTWLMWVNGVKFGQKDPQFDLDVSFYAFDLPWYRFLLAFGFAAAVLSLIAAALTHYLYGGLRITSPGARATAAATGHLSVLLGLFVALKAVAYWLDRYGLAVKSSDFKATGNWTGLRYVDANAFLPAKTILFCIAVICALLFFATIWRRTWQLPVIGFGLMVLSAILIGGLYPAIVQKFQVQPNEQAKEAPYIQKNIDATRKAYAIDGTKAENYSGKSTVKAKDKLRADSDTAASYRLLDPNIVSPTFQQLEQKRKYYQFPTTLDVDRYKGKDTVVGLRELNIKGIPKRNWINDHFTYTHGYGAILASGTQTDANGSPVFTESGLPTTGSLGTYQQRIYYGEKTDQYSIVGGPQKELDYEENGEKTTSYKEKSGVSLSNTFNRAAYAVAFSEPQILYSGAIGDGSRILYNRTPKERVEAVAPWLTIDGDAYPAVVDGRIQWIVDAYTTTNGYPYASRTTLGDTTADSLTVGNQQRTVVAQQNQVNYIRNSVKATVDAYDGTVKLYEWDTQDPVLKTWMKAFPDTVRPKSEIKGDLLAHLRYPQDMFKVQRELLTRYHVTDPAQFYSGSDAWQVPDDPTNKDGNAVPPYYLSMKMPGDTAQRFSLTTTFTPNGRPNLGAFMAVDADATSKEYGRLRLLRVTSDVPGPAQVQSKLNGLPSVATFVRDMKGADSDIQYGNLLTVPLDGGFLYVEPVYAQGRNALYPLLKKVAVSYVDADQPDGDTTKDTTVFEDTLTQALNAVFGVEAPTAPTTPPGTTQPPGTTQPPASNDAALKQAIADAQKAYDAGQAALQKGDWTAYGKAQEDLQAALQRAADAEAKLKTPGSGG; this is encoded by the coding sequence ATGCCGGACCGTGGCCAAGGCCCGTCCGGGCCGAGGGTGAGAGTCGGCCGGCCGTCCCGGCGGGCCCGCACCCTGCTCATGACACTCGGGGTGCTGGCCGTCCTCGCCATGGCGTTCGTGATGTTCGCCGGGTTCTGGACGGACTGGCTCTGGTACCGCTCGGTCGAGTACTCGTCCGTGTTCACCACCACCCTGTGGACCAAGATCGGGCTCTTCCTGGTCTTCGGCCTGCTGATGGGGCTCGCCGTCGGCTTCAACATCTGGCTGGCGTACCGGCTGCGGCCGCCGCTCAGCGCGATGTCCCTCGAGCAGCAGAGCCTCGACCGGTACCGGATGGGCCTGGCCCCGTTCAAGAAGTGGGTGCTGCTCGCGGTCACGGCCCTGGTGGCCCTGATCGCCGGCGCCTCCGCGTCCGGCCAGTGGCGCACCTGGCTCATGTGGGTCAACGGGGTGAAGTTCGGTCAGAAGGACCCGCAGTTCGACCTCGACGTGTCGTTCTACGCCTTCGACCTGCCCTGGTACCGCTTCCTCCTCGCGTTCGGCTTCGCCGCCGCCGTCCTGTCGCTGATCGCCGCCGCGCTCACGCACTACCTGTACGGCGGGCTGCGGATCACCAGCCCGGGCGCGCGTGCCACCGCCGCGGCCACCGGCCACCTCTCGGTGCTGCTCGGCCTCTTCGTCGCGCTCAAGGCCGTCGCGTACTGGCTCGACCGGTACGGCCTGGCGGTGAAGTCCAGCGACTTCAAGGCCACCGGCAACTGGACGGGCCTGCGGTACGTCGACGCCAACGCGTTCCTGCCGGCGAAGACCATCCTGTTCTGCATCGCCGTCATCTGCGCGCTGCTGTTCTTCGCGACGATCTGGCGCCGCACCTGGCAGCTGCCGGTGATCGGCTTCGGCCTGATGGTCCTCTCCGCGATCCTGATCGGCGGCCTGTACCCGGCCATCGTGCAGAAGTTCCAGGTCCAGCCGAACGAGCAGGCCAAGGAAGCGCCGTACATCCAGAAGAACATCGACGCGACCCGCAAGGCGTACGCGATCGACGGGACGAAGGCCGAGAACTACTCGGGCAAGTCGACGGTCAAGGCCAAGGACAAGCTGCGGGCGGACTCCGACACGGCCGCGAGCTACCGCCTCCTCGACCCGAACATCGTGTCGCCGACGTTCCAGCAGCTGGAGCAGAAGCGGAAGTACTACCAGTTCCCGACGACCCTGGACGTGGACCGCTACAAGGGCAAGGACACCGTCGTCGGTCTGCGCGAGCTCAACATCAAGGGCATCCCGAAGCGGAACTGGATCAACGACCACTTCACCTACACCCACGGCTACGGCGCGATCCTGGCCTCGGGCACCCAGACGGACGCCAACGGCTCCCCGGTCTTCACCGAGTCCGGACTGCCGACGACCGGCTCCCTCGGCACGTACCAGCAGCGGATCTACTACGGCGAGAAGACCGACCAGTACTCGATCGTGGGCGGCCCGCAGAAGGAGCTGGACTACGAGGAGAACGGCGAGAAGACCACCAGCTACAAGGAGAAGAGCGGCGTCAGCCTCTCCAACACCTTCAACCGGGCCGCGTACGCGGTGGCCTTCAGCGAGCCGCAGATCCTCTACTCGGGAGCCATCGGCGACGGCTCGCGGATCCTCTACAACCGCACGCCCAAGGAGCGCGTCGAGGCGGTCGCGCCCTGGCTGACCATCGACGGCGACGCCTATCCGGCGGTCGTCGACGGCCGGATCCAGTGGATCGTCGACGCCTACACGACGACCAACGGCTACCCGTACGCCTCGCGCACCACGCTCGGCGACACCACGGCCGACTCGCTGACCGTCGGCAACCAGCAGCGCACGGTCGTCGCCCAGCAGAACCAGGTCAACTACATCCGCAACTCGGTGAAGGCCACCGTCGACGCCTACGACGGCACGGTGAAGCTCTACGAGTGGGACACCCAGGACCCGGTCCTCAAGACCTGGATGAAGGCCTTCCCCGACACGGTCAGGCCGAAGTCAGAGATCAAGGGCGACCTGCTCGCGCACCTGCGCTACCCGCAGGACATGTTCAAGGTCCAGCGCGAGCTGCTGACCCGCTATCACGTCACCGACCCCGCGCAGTTCTACAGCGGCTCGGACGCCTGGCAGGTGCCGGACGACCCGACCAACAAGGACGGCAACGCGGTCCCGCCGTACTACCTGAGCATGAAGATGCCCGGGGACACGGCGCAGCGCTTCTCGCTGACGACGACGTTCACGCCGAACGGGCGGCCCAACCTGGGCGCCTTCATGGCGGTCGACGCCGACGCCACCAGCAAGGAGTACGGCCGGCTGAGACTGCTGCGGGTCACCTCGGACGTGCCGGGCCCGGCCCAGGTGCAGAGCAAGCTCAACGGCCTGCCCTCCGTGGCCACCTTCGTCCGGGACATGAAGGGCGCCGACTCGGACATCCAGTACGGCAACCTGCTGACCGTGCCGCTCGACGGCGGGTTCCTGTACGTGGAGCCGGTCTACGCCCAGGGACGCAACGCGCTCTACCCGCTCCTGAAGAAGGTCGCGGTGTCGTACGTGGACGCGGACCAGCCGGACGGTGACACGACCAAGGACACCACGGTGTTCGAGGACACCCTCACCCAGGCGCTCAACGCGGTCTTCGGGGTGGAGGCGCCCACCGCGCCGACGACCCCGCCGGGCACCACGCAGCCGCCGGGCACGACCCAGCCGCCGGCTTCGAACGACGCCGCCCTGAAGCAGGCCATCGCCGACGCCCAGAAGGCGTACGACGCGGGCCAGGCCGCTCTGCAGAAGGGCGACTGGACCGCGTACGGCAAGGCCCAGGAGGACCTCCAGGCGGCGCTCCAGCGGGCCGCGGACGCCGAGGCGAAGCTCAAGACCCCGGGATCAGGCGGCTGA
- a CDS encoding Fur family transcriptional regulator: MSDLLERLRGRGWRMTAQRRVVAEVLDGDHVHLTADEVHARAVAKLPEISRATVYNTLGEMVTLGEVIEVATDGRAKRYDPNAHRPHQHLVCGRCGAIRDVHPAGDPLADLPDTERFGFTISNVEVTYRGICPSCAATA, from the coding sequence ATGAGTGACCTGTTGGAACGACTGCGCGGACGCGGCTGGCGCATGACCGCGCAGCGGCGCGTCGTGGCCGAGGTCCTCGACGGGGACCACGTGCACCTGACCGCAGACGAGGTCCACGCGCGCGCGGTGGCGAAGCTGCCCGAGATCTCGCGCGCGACCGTGTACAACACGCTGGGCGAGATGGTCACCCTCGGCGAGGTCATCGAGGTCGCCACCGACGGACGCGCCAAGCGGTACGACCCCAACGCCCACCGGCCCCACCAACACCTGGTCTGCGGCCGCTGCGGCGCGATCCGCGACGTGCACCCGGCCGGCGACCCGCTGGCGGACCTCCCGGACACCGAGCGCTTCGGCTTCACGATCTCGAACGTCGAGGTCACGTACCGGGGCATCTGCCCGAGCTGCGCCGCGACGGCCTGA
- a CDS encoding TetR/AcrR family transcriptional regulator, whose protein sequence is MANAREALLDAALAALAHRPWSAVRMADLAASARVSRQTLYNEFGSKEGLARALVRREADAYLQGVRTLLAAPAPPERNLVAVAEWIVARAAVRPMLRALLTGAWNEWLPQPRPVRPGARLAPVPAQRRADAGPPAPGELVAETAACAGEQWAAGCELAVRIALSHVVAPALPVTPQCAEPDSWSPMTPTITRLMETILSVETRSPRKTMP, encoded by the coding sequence ATGGCGAACGCCCGCGAGGCCCTGCTCGACGCCGCGCTCGCCGCGCTCGCGCACCGCCCCTGGTCCGCCGTGCGGATGGCCGACCTCGCCGCCTCCGCCCGGGTCTCCCGGCAGACCCTCTACAACGAGTTCGGCTCCAAGGAGGGCCTGGCCCGCGCCCTCGTACGGAGGGAGGCCGACGCCTACCTCCAGGGCGTCCGGACCCTGCTCGCCGCCCCCGCCCCGCCCGAACGGAACCTCGTCGCCGTCGCCGAGTGGATCGTCGCCCGCGCCGCCGTCCGCCCGATGCTGCGGGCCCTGCTCACCGGCGCCTGGAACGAGTGGCTGCCCCAGCCCCGGCCGGTCCGCCCCGGCGCCCGGCTCGCCCCCGTCCCCGCCCAGCGGCGCGCCGACGCCGGGCCGCCCGCGCCCGGCGAGCTCGTGGCGGAGACCGCGGCCTGCGCGGGGGAGCAGTGGGCGGCCGGCTGCGAACTCGCCGTACGGATCGCCCTCAGCCACGTCGTCGCACCGGCCCTGCCGGTGACCCCTCAGTGCGCCGAGCCGGACAGCTGGAGTCCGATGACCCCCACGATCACCAGGCTGATGGAGACGATCTTGAGCGTGGAGACCAGGTCGCCGAGGAAGACCATGCCGTAG
- the hisN gene encoding histidinol-phosphatase: MADYHDDLRLAHVLADAADAATMDRFQALDLKVETKPDMTPVSEADKAAEELIRGQLQRARPRDAILGEEFGVEGSGPRRWVIDPIDGTKNYVRGVPVWATLIALMEAGETGFQPVVGVVSAPALGRRWWAAKGLGAYTGRSLASASRIGVSKVGRLEDASFAYSSLSGWEERGRLDGFLDLTRACWRTRAYGDFWPYMMVAEGSVDICAEPELSLWDMAAVAIVVQEAGGTYTGLDGRHGPHSGNAAASNGLLHGELLSYLNQESAQG; the protein is encoded by the coding sequence ATGGCCGACTACCACGATGATCTGCGTCTCGCCCACGTCCTCGCGGATGCCGCCGACGCGGCCACCATGGACCGATTCCAGGCGCTCGACCTCAAGGTCGAGACGAAGCCGGACATGACTCCGGTGAGCGAGGCCGACAAGGCGGCGGAGGAGCTGATCCGCGGGCAGCTCCAGCGCGCCAGGCCGCGCGACGCGATCCTCGGCGAGGAGTTCGGCGTGGAGGGCTCGGGCCCGCGCCGCTGGGTGATCGACCCGATCGACGGCACGAAGAACTATGTGCGCGGAGTGCCGGTCTGGGCGACCCTGATCGCACTGATGGAGGCCGGGGAGACCGGGTTCCAGCCGGTGGTGGGCGTGGTGTCCGCCCCGGCGCTCGGCCGGCGCTGGTGGGCGGCGAAGGGCCTCGGCGCGTACACGGGCCGCAGCCTGGCCTCGGCGAGCCGGATCGGCGTGTCGAAGGTCGGCCGCCTGGAGGACGCCTCGTTCGCGTACTCCTCGCTGAGCGGCTGGGAGGAGCGGGGCCGCCTCGACGGTTTCCTCGACCTCACGCGCGCGTGCTGGCGGACCCGGGCGTACGGCGACTTCTGGCCGTACATGATGGTCGCGGAGGGTTCCGTGGACATCTGCGCGGAGCCGGAGCTGTCGCTGTGGGACATGGCCGCGGTCGCGATCGTGGTCCAGGAGGCCGGCGGCACGTACACGGGTCTGGACGGGCGGCACGGCCCGCACAGCGGGAACGCGGCGGCGTCGAACGGTCTGCTCCACGGCGAGCTGCTGAGCTACCTGAACCAGGAGAGCGCACAGGGCTGA
- a CDS encoding tetratricopeptide repeat protein, protein MVFMGDRATLLETGRFVQRHARNAADEIIEAVAVGAVDVAVDTTAETDAENETETEARHRRAAERGDVASMSALGALLLRRGDLDGAEPYLRGATAEGDRAAANNLGVLLHQRGYADEAAGWWRVAAVAGSAPAAHALGRHHRERGDEPAAEYWLRQAAEQGHALGAYALADLLEHRSDVGAERWLRAAAEQGHREAAYRLALALERRATETTRGPHETGTRLRVPGAGAIVPSGAAATGTAVPPQPGGEPAGAAAEAEQWFRQAAARGHRRAAFHLGAILEHRGELKEAGRWYLSSAKEGEAKAACALAFLLRDAGDEESAAVWWLRAAQDGDGNAANALGALHAARGEQQTAERWYRAAMDAGDVNGAYNLGLLCAAQDRIPQAEQWYRRAAYAGHREAANALAVLLLQAGDANGAEPWFSKAAEAGSVDAAFNLGILHAGRGDDRTALVWYERAAAAGHTEAALQVGIAALRDGDEQTAERHLRCAAGGGSAEAAFRLASVLDARRPEPGPAVLGAPREEKSECEEWYERAAQQGHRRAQVRVGMLAAGRGDLAEADRWYREAAEAGSRNGAFNLGLLLAREGSEREAALWWTRAARAGHGRAALRLALLAARRGELTEGRRWCDRAVELGPAEVAERAARLSEALHQELTA, encoded by the coding sequence ATGGTATTTATGGGGGACAGGGCAACTCTGTTGGAGACAGGGCGGTTTGTGCAGCGGCACGCCAGAAACGCCGCAGACGAGATCATCGAGGCCGTAGCGGTAGGGGCCGTCGATGTGGCCGTCGACACCACCGCCGAGACCGACGCCGAGAACGAGACCGAGACCGAGGCCCGGCACCGGCGGGCCGCCGAGCGGGGCGACGTCGCCTCGATGAGCGCCCTCGGCGCGCTACTGCTGCGCCGCGGAGACCTCGACGGCGCCGAGCCGTACCTGCGGGGCGCCACCGCCGAGGGGGACCGGGCCGCCGCCAACAACCTGGGCGTCCTGCTCCACCAGCGGGGGTACGCCGACGAGGCGGCCGGCTGGTGGCGGGTCGCCGCCGTCGCCGGCTCCGCCCCCGCCGCCCACGCACTCGGCCGCCACCACCGAGAGCGCGGCGACGAGCCGGCCGCCGAGTACTGGCTGCGCCAGGCCGCCGAGCAGGGCCACGCCCTCGGCGCGTACGCCCTCGCCGACCTCCTGGAGCACCGCAGCGACGTCGGCGCCGAGCGCTGGCTGCGCGCCGCCGCCGAACAGGGCCACCGCGAGGCCGCCTACCGCCTCGCCCTCGCCCTGGAGCGCCGCGCCACCGAGACCACCCGCGGACCGCACGAGACCGGCACCCGGCTCCGGGTCCCCGGCGCCGGGGCGATCGTGCCCTCCGGCGCGGCCGCGACCGGAACCGCCGTCCCCCCGCAGCCGGGCGGCGAGCCCGCGGGAGCGGCCGCCGAGGCCGAGCAGTGGTTCCGGCAGGCCGCCGCGCGCGGCCACCGGCGGGCCGCGTTCCACCTCGGCGCGATCCTGGAGCACCGCGGCGAGCTCAAGGAGGCCGGCCGCTGGTACCTCAGCTCCGCCAAGGAGGGCGAGGCGAAGGCCGCCTGCGCGCTCGCCTTCCTGCTCCGCGACGCGGGCGACGAGGAGAGCGCCGCCGTGTGGTGGCTCCGGGCCGCCCAGGACGGCGACGGCAACGCCGCCAACGCGCTGGGCGCCCTGCACGCCGCCCGGGGCGAGCAGCAGACCGCCGAGCGCTGGTACCGGGCCGCCATGGACGCCGGCGACGTGAACGGCGCCTACAACCTCGGGCTGCTCTGCGCCGCCCAGGACCGCATCCCGCAGGCCGAGCAGTGGTACCGGCGCGCCGCCTACGCGGGCCACCGCGAGGCCGCCAACGCGCTCGCCGTGCTGCTCCTCCAGGCCGGCGACGCCAACGGTGCCGAGCCCTGGTTCTCCAAGGCCGCCGAGGCCGGCAGCGTGGACGCCGCCTTCAACCTGGGCATCCTCCACGCGGGCCGCGGCGACGACCGCACGGCCCTCGTCTGGTACGAGCGGGCCGCGGCCGCCGGACACACCGAGGCCGCCCTCCAGGTCGGCATCGCCGCCCTCCGCGACGGCGACGAGCAGACCGCCGAGCGGCACCTGCGGTGCGCGGCCGGCGGCGGCAGCGCCGAGGCCGCCTTCCGGCTCGCCTCGGTGCTCGACGCCCGCCGCCCCGAGCCCGGCCCCGCCGTGCTCGGCGCGCCCCGCGAGGAGAAGTCCGAGTGCGAGGAGTGGTACGAGCGGGCCGCCCAGCAGGGCCACCGGCGCGCCCAGGTGCGGGTCGGGATGCTCGCCGCCGGGCGCGGCGACCTCGCCGAGGCCGACCGCTGGTACCGCGAGGCCGCCGAGGCGGGCAGCCGCAACGGCGCCTTCAACCTCGGGCTGCTCCTCGCCCGTGAGGGCAGCGAGCGGGAGGCCGCCCTCTGGTGGACCCGGGCGGCCCGGGCCGGCCACGGGCGCGCCGCGCTCCGGCTCGCGCTGCTCGCGGCGCGCCGGGGCGAGCTCACCGAGGGGCGTCGCTGGTGCGACCGCGCGGTGGAGCTGGGCCCGGCGGAGGTCGCCGAGCGGGCGGCCCGGCTGAGCGAGGCGCTGCACCAGGAGCTGACGGCGTAG
- a CDS encoding YlbL family protein, with product MPRRTATMLASTLVLICLLIAGVLIPVPYAEMSPGPTVNTLGEARGEPVLQISGHKTYPTDGHLNMTTVRVTSADYKMNAVEAVYGWLAHDNVVVPHDTLYPDGKTEEESSQENAEEFSQSQESAKVAALGELGIPVVARVVVGTVVKGAPAEGKLHAGDVIKAVDGVPIKEQADVAKQVTKRKPGQDVEFTIVPAKEAAAAEKAHKEPTVTRKVVIRTTTSEEGDRAVVGIQAGTDHVFPFTIDINLADVGGPSAGLMFALGIVDKLTPESLTEGRFIAGTGTIDDKGEVGPIGGIEMKLVGARNAGAEYFLTPADNCEAAAADTPAGLTLIKVNTIDDATKSLEKLRKGDTKALPSCSKS from the coding sequence ATGCCACGCCGCACCGCGACGATGCTCGCCTCCACCCTGGTCCTGATCTGTCTGCTCATCGCGGGCGTCCTGATCCCGGTGCCGTACGCGGAGATGAGCCCCGGTCCCACGGTCAACACCCTCGGCGAGGCCAGGGGAGAACCCGTCCTCCAGATCTCGGGACACAAGACCTACCCGACCGACGGTCACCTCAACATGACGACGGTCCGCGTCACCAGCGCGGACTACAAGATGAACGCCGTCGAGGCCGTCTACGGATGGCTCGCCCACGACAACGTGGTGGTGCCGCACGACACCCTCTACCCGGACGGGAAGACCGAGGAGGAGTCGAGCCAGGAGAACGCCGAGGAGTTCAGCCAGTCCCAGGAGAGCGCCAAGGTGGCGGCCCTCGGGGAGCTGGGCATCCCGGTGGTCGCCCGGGTCGTCGTCGGCACCGTCGTCAAGGGCGCCCCGGCCGAGGGCAAGCTGCACGCCGGGGACGTCATCAAGGCCGTCGACGGCGTCCCGATCAAGGAGCAGGCCGACGTCGCCAAGCAGGTGACGAAGCGGAAGCCCGGCCAGGACGTCGAGTTCACGATCGTCCCCGCCAAGGAGGCGGCCGCCGCCGAGAAGGCCCACAAGGAGCCCACCGTCACCCGGAAGGTGGTCATCAGGACCACGACTTCAGAAGAGGGCGACCGGGCCGTCGTCGGCATCCAGGCAGGCACCGACCACGTCTTCCCGTTCACGATCGACATCAACCTGGCCGACGTCGGCGGCCCCAGCGCCGGTCTGATGTTCGCCCTCGGCATCGTCGACAAGCTCACCCCGGAGAGCCTCACCGAGGGCCGGTTCATCGCCGGCACCGGCACCATCGACGACAAGGGCGAGGTCGGCCCGATCGGCGGCATCGAGATGAAGCTGGTCGGCGCGCGCAACGCCGGTGCCGAGTACTTCCTCACCCCGGCCGACAACTGCGAGGCGGCCGCCGCGGACACGCCCGCCGGGCTCACCCTGATCAAGGTGAACACCATCGACGACGCCACGAAGTCGCTGGAGAAGCTCCGCAAGGGCGACACGAAGGCGCTGCCGAGCTGCTCGAAGAGCTGA
- a CDS encoding DMT family transporter, with translation MAWLLVVIAGILETGFAVCLKLSHGFTRLWPTIAFAAFALGSFGLLTLALRKLDVGPAYAVWTGIGAAGTAIYGMVFLGDLVSTLKIVSISLVIVGVIGLQLSGSAH, from the coding sequence ATGGCGTGGCTGCTGGTGGTGATCGCGGGGATCCTGGAGACGGGGTTCGCGGTCTGCCTGAAGCTCTCGCACGGTTTCACCCGGCTGTGGCCGACGATCGCCTTCGCGGCCTTCGCCCTGGGCAGCTTCGGTCTGCTCACCCTCGCGCTGCGGAAGCTGGACGTGGGTCCGGCGTACGCGGTGTGGACGGGGATCGGCGCGGCCGGGACGGCGATCTACGGCATGGTCTTCCTCGGCGACCTGGTCTCCACGCTCAAGATCGTCTCCATCAGCCTGGTGATCGTGGGGGTCATCGGACTCCAGCTGTCCGGCTCGGCGCACTGA
- a CDS encoding catalase produces the protein MTREAHVTQGPLTTEAGAPVADNQNSETAGIGGPVLVQDQLLLEKLAHFNRERIPERVVHARGAGAYGTFTLTRDVSQWTRAKFLSEVGKETETFLRFSTVAGNLGAADAVRDPRGWALKFYTEEGNYDLVGNNTPVFFIRDAIKFPDFIHTQKRDPYTGSQEPDNVWDFWGLSPESTHQVTWLFGDRGIPASYRHMNGYGSHTFQWNNEAGEVFWVKYHFKTDQGIKNLTQDEANRLAGEDPDSHQRDLREAIERGDFPSWTVQVQIMPAADAANYRFNPFDLTKVWPHEDYPPIEIGKLELNRNPENIFAEVEQSIFSPAHFVPGIGPSPDKMLQGRLFAYGDAHRYRVGINADHLPVNRPHATEARTHARDGFLYDGRHKGAKNYEPNSFGGPHQTDRPLWVGSAVTGTTGDHAAPSHAEDDDFVQAGNLYRLMSEAEKGRLVENLAGFIAKVSRDDIAERAIENFRKADGDFGKRLEAAVQALRG, from the coding sequence ATGACCCGGGAGGCGCACGTGACGCAGGGACCGCTCACCACGGAGGCCGGGGCTCCCGTCGCCGACAACCAGAACAGCGAGACCGCGGGCATCGGCGGTCCGGTCCTCGTCCAGGACCAGCTCCTCCTGGAGAAGCTCGCCCACTTCAACCGCGAGCGCATCCCGGAGCGCGTGGTCCACGCGCGCGGTGCGGGCGCCTACGGCACCTTCACCCTGACCCGTGACGTCTCGCAGTGGACGCGCGCGAAGTTCCTCTCCGAGGTCGGCAAGGAGACCGAGACCTTCCTGCGCTTCTCCACCGTCGCGGGCAACCTCGGCGCGGCGGACGCGGTGCGCGACCCCCGCGGCTGGGCGCTGAAGTTCTACACCGAGGAGGGCAACTACGACCTCGTCGGCAACAACACCCCGGTGTTCTTCATCAGGGACGCCATCAAGTTCCCCGACTTCATCCACACCCAGAAGCGTGACCCGTACACGGGCTCGCAGGAGCCGGACAACGTCTGGGACTTCTGGGGCCTCTCCCCGGAGTCGACCCACCAGGTCACCTGGCTCTTCGGCGACCGCGGCATCCCCGCCTCGTACCGCCACATGAACGGCTACGGCTCGCACACGTTCCAGTGGAACAACGAGGCCGGCGAGGTCTTCTGGGTCAAGTACCACTTCAAGACCGACCAGGGCATCAAGAACCTCACCCAGGACGAGGCCAACCGCCTCGCCGGCGAGGACCCCGACTCCCACCAGCGCGACCTGCGCGAGGCCATCGAGCGCGGCGACTTCCCGAGCTGGACCGTGCAGGTCCAGATCATGCCCGCGGCCGACGCGGCGAACTACCGCTTCAACCCCTTCGACCTCACCAAGGTGTGGCCGCACGAGGACTACCCGCCGATCGAGATCGGCAAGCTGGAGCTCAACCGCAACCCGGAGAACATCTTCGCCGAGGTCGAGCAGTCGATCTTCAGCCCCGCGCACTTCGTGCCGGGCATCGGCCCCTCCCCGGACAAGATGCTCCAGGGCCGTCTCTTCGCGTACGGCGACGCCCACCGCTACCGCGTCGGCATCAACGCCGACCACCTGCCGGTGAACCGCCCGCACGCCACCGAGGCACGCACCCACGCGCGGGACGGCTTCCTCTACGACGGCCGGCACAAGGGCGCGAAGAACTACGAGCCGAACAGCTTCGGCGGCCCGCACCAGACGGACCGGCCGCTCTGGGTCGGCTCCGCGGTCACCGGCACGACCGGCGACCACGCCGCCCCCTCGCACGCCGAGGACGACGACTTCGTGCAGGCGGGCAACCTCTACCGCCTGATGTCCGAGGCCGAGAAGGGCCGCCTCGTCGAGAACCTGGCCGGCTTCATCGCCAAGGTCTCGCGCGACGACATCGCCGAGCGGGCGATCGAGAACTTCCGCAAGGCGGACGGTGACTTCGGCAAGCGGCTGGAGGCCGCGGTCCAGGCCCTTCGCGGCTGA
- a CDS encoding CBS domain-containing protein encodes MLVRDAMSTVILTIGPAHTLRQAARLMAARRVGAAVVLDTDAGGLGILTERDILNSLARDQDPDRETAGSHTTRDVVFAAPSWTLAEAAEAMTRGGFRHLVVLDDRGPVGIVSVRDIIRCWIPVHSVAS; translated from the coding sequence ATGCTCGTCCGTGACGCCATGAGCACCGTGATCCTCACCATCGGCCCCGCCCACACCCTCCGGCAGGCGGCCCGGCTGATGGCGGCGCGCCGCGTCGGCGCGGCCGTCGTCCTCGACACCGACGCCGGCGGACTCGGCATCCTCACCGAGCGCGACATCCTCAACTCCCTCGCCCGGGACCAGGACCCCGACCGGGAGACCGCCGGCTCCCACACCACCCGTGACGTCGTCTTCGCCGCACCGTCCTGGACCCTGGCGGAGGCGGCCGAGGCGATGACCCGCGGCGGCTTCCGTCACCTCGTCGTCCTCGACGACCGGGGCCCCGTCGGCATCGTCTCCGTACGCGACATCATCCGCTGCTGGATCCCGGTGCACAGCGTCGCGAGCTGA